GTCCAGCATGTCGGTGCGGCTGTTCATCGCCGTCGGCCGCCCCTGGGCGGACAGGGCGCCGCGGGCCGGGTGGTCGGCGGCGACGAGCATGAGCCGACCGTCCTCGGGGAGGAACGCCGGCCGCCGGCGGCGCGCGGCCAGGGCCCGGCCGATGGCCTGCGGATCGCGGCTGCGCAGCTCGGTGACCTCGGCGTACGTGCTGCACTTCGGCGGGGCGAGGACCTCGGTCGGGGGCAAGGCAGTATCAGACACGGGTCCCTCCCAGGGAGGCGGCGACGTGGGCGTCGATCTCGGCGGCGGTCGGCATCGCGGTGGAGCACTCCAGCCGGGAGGCGACGATGGCGCCGGCGGCGTTGGCGTTGCGCAGCACCTGCTCCAGCGGCAGGCCGGCCAGCAGGCCGTGGCACAGCGACCCGCCGAACGCGTCACCGGCGCCGAGCCCGTTGACCACCTCCACCGGCGTGGGTGGCACCACCACCCGCTCCGACCGGGTCCTGGCCAGGACCCCCTTCGGCCCCTGCTTGACCACGGCCAGCTCGACACCGGCCTCCAGCAAGGCGTCCGCCGCGCGGTCGGGATCGGTCTCCCCGACCGCGACCTCACACTCCTCCCGGTTGCCGACGGCGACCGTGACGTGGGGGAGGGCCGCGCGCACCTGCGCCGTGGCCTCCTCCCGCGAGGCCCAGAACATCGGCCGGTAGTCCAGGTCGAGCACGGTGTGCCGGCGCCGGCCCCGGGCCTCCCACGCGGCGTGGTGGGCCGACCGGCTCGGCTCCTCGGACAGGCCGGTCACCGTCGCCCAGAACAGGCCGGCGTCCCGGATGGCCGAGGTGTCCAGGTCCTCGGGACGGATCTGCAGGTCCGGGGCGGTGGGCCGGCGGTAGAAGTACAGCGGGAAGTCGTCGGGAGGGAAGATCTC
This region of Geodermatophilus bullaregiensis genomic DNA includes:
- the iolC gene encoding 5-dehydro-2-deoxygluconokinase, giving the protein MEEAVDVLALGRCGVDVYPLQVGVGLEEVETFGKFLGGSAANVAVAAARLGHSVALVTGVGDDPFGRFVRRALRELGVDDGLVVVDPAHPTPVTFCEIFPPDDFPLYFYRRPTAPDLQIRPEDLDTSAIRDAGLFWATVTGLSEEPSRSAHHAAWEARGRRRHTVLDLDYRPMFWASREEATAQVRAALPHVTVAVGNREECEVAVGETDPDRAADALLEAGVELAVVKQGPKGVLARTRSERVVVPPTPVEVVNGLGAGDAFGGSLCHGLLAGLPLEQVLRNANAAGAIVASRLECSTAMPTAAEIDAHVAASLGGTRV